The Paenibacillus beijingensis nucleotide sequence CCGCGATCGAGGAAGGACGCGCCATTTACGAAAACATCCGCAAATTTATCCGTTACCTGCTTGCTTCCAACGTCGGCGAAATATTGACGATGTTTTTGGCGATGATGGCGGGGCTGCCGCTGCCGCTCGTGCCGATCCAGATTTTATGGGTCAACCTCGTCACCGACGGGCTGCCGGCGATGGCGCTCGGCGTGGATCAGGCGGAGAAGGATCTGATGCAGGTCAAGCCGCGCTCGGCCAAAGAAAATATTTTTGCCCGGCGGCTGGGCTGGAAAATTATTAGCCGCGGCATTTTGATCGGCGTCTGCACGCTCGGCGCCTTCTGGATTACGCTGAAGACGGCGCCGCAGGGGCAGCAGAGCCTTGTGCTGGCGCAGACGGTCGCCTTCGCAACACTGGTCATGGCACAGCTCATACACGTGTTCGACTGCCGCAGCTCGCGCTCCATTTTTCACCGCAACTTTTTCCAGAACCGCTACCTCGTGCTTGCCGTCTTGTCGTCGCTGCTGCTCATGCTGATGGTTATGTATGTGCCGCTGCTGCAGCCGATCTTCAAGACGGTTCCGCTCGGTTTGCGCGAATGGTGCTTAGTATTCGTTTCTGCCGGAATTCCGACCTTTTTGATGGGGATCGGCAGTGTGATGGGATCGTCGAAACGCCGCAAGCCGAAATCGAAACTGACTTACGGCGGCACGAAACCGGTCGCAAGATAATGGAAGCAGCCCCCGGCATGCAGGCAGCTGCCGCAAATTATGAATAGCGTTTCTCTCCCTTTTACGTTATGCTAGAATACATCGAATCTCATCTTTCATTGAAATTCTATTATTCCGATGGTTCTGGTAAGGGGAGTGCAGCGATTGGATTTTACAAAAATGCACGGTCTTGGCAACGATTTCGTTGTCATTGCCGGGGAAACGGCGCTGCCGGAAGGCGCGGATGCGCTGGCGGTGCGTCTATGCGACCGCAACTTCGGGATCGGCGCGGACGGTCTTGTCTTTATATTGCCTTCCGATAGCGCGGACTTCATGATGCGGATCATCAACTCCGACGGGTCCGAAGCGGAGCAGTGCGGCAATGCGATTCGCTGTGTCGCCAAATACGTGTACGATAATGGTTTAACCGATAAAGAAACGATTACGATTGAGACGCTGGGCGCAGGCGCACAGCAGGTGCAGCTGACGGTTGAAAACGGCAAGGCGGCGGCGGTACGGGTCGATATGGGCCGGCCGGTGCTGGCGGGACTTGAGGTTCCGACAACGGTAGACGCCGATCCGGTCATCGGGCATCCGATCGAGGTGGACGGCCGCGAATTCCGGTTTACCGCCGTATCGATGGGCAATCCGCACTGCGTTATTTTTGTGGACGATGCGGCGGGCTTCGATCTGCATACATGGGGACCGAAGCTCGAAGTCCATCCGCTGTTCCCGCGCAAGACGAATGTGGAATTCGTATCCGTGACGAACCGTTCCCATGCCGATATGCGCGTTTGGGAGCGCGGCGCGGGACCGACGCTCGCCTGCGGCACAGGCGCATGCGCGACGGTCGTCGCTTCCGTTCTGAACGGACTTACGGACCGTACCGCGACCGTATCGCTGAAGGGCGGGGATCTGCTGATCGAATGGTCGGAATCGGATAACCGCGTTTATATGACGGGGCCGGCTGCGGAAGTATTCCGCGGCTCGCTGCAAGGCGGGCTCCAATGATGGTGATGAATGAGATGAAACCGGATTTGCGGGAAGTGCTTAGAACGAGCATTTTGACGGGGGACGGCGCGATGGGAACCTATCTGTACCAGATGGGATTTCCGATCGGCGTTTCATATGAAGAAATCAACATGGTTCGTCCCGACGTCATTCAAAATGTGCACCGCCAGTATTATGAAGCGGGCGCCCGGATTATCGAGACGAATACTTTTTCCGCCAATGAAGAGAAGCTGTCCAAATACGGGCTGGAATCGGAAGCGGATGCGATCAATCGCGCCGGCGTGCGGATCGCCCGCGCCGCGGTCGGCGACGACGCGTACGTCGTCGGCGCCGTCGGCTCGATCCGGGCCGGCAAGCGTAAAAACTTGCGCACCGCAAGCGTGGAGCAGGCGCTTCAGCGCCAAATTTACGCGCTGCTTGATGAAGGCGCGGACGGCATTTTGCTGGAAACGTTCTACGACCTGGAGGAAATGCAGCTGGCGCTGCGCATTGTCCGCAGCTTAGGCAAGGCGCCGGCCATCTGCCAGTTCGCGGTGGACGAGCTGGGGCGCACGCAGGACGGCTACTCGCTAGCGGACGCGTTTTCCCGGCTGGAGCAGGAAGGCGCCGATGTGGTCGGCTTGAACTGCCGCAGCGGTCCGAGCGGCATATTGCGGGCAGTGGACACGATTGAAGGACCGCTGCCGCTGCCGCTGTCCATATTCCCGAACGCCGGCATTCCCGATTATGTGGACGGCAAATATATGTACACCGCGACGCCGGAATATTTTGCGGATATGGCGCGCAAGTTCGCCGACAGAGGCGCCCGCATTATCGGCGGATGCTGCGGAACGACGCCGGAGCATGTCGCGGCTATGGCGGCCGCGCTGCGCGATTATGTGCCGCAAAGCGGCGGCCCTGCCGCTTCCGCCGGGATTCGGGACGAAGTCGCCCGGAGGGGACCGGATACCGCAGCGGCGAGATCGGCCGCACAGGACGCAGCCGCTGGCGCAGCTCCCGCTGAGGCGCTGATTGTGCCGCAGCAGCCTGCGACAGATGAGCGCGGGGCGGAATCCGCGAACGCGGGCGTGACAACGGATCCGGAAGCCGGAGGGGATTCGCCGTCCCGGACTCCTTCCATCATATCGCTCGTCCGGCAGCGCCATACGGTCATCGTGGAGCTTGATCCGCCGCGTGATCTGGACATCCGCAAGTTTATGGAAGGCGCGGCGGCGCTTAAGGAAGCGGGCGTCGACGCGGTTACGATGGCCGACAATTCGCTGGCCGTGACCCGAATGAGCAATCTGGCGCTGGCTGCGCTTGTCCAAGAGCGTATCGGATTGCGTCCGCTCGTGCATATCGCCTGCCGCGACCGCAACTTGATCGGCACCCAGTCGCATATGATGGGGCTGGACGCGCTTGGCATCGACCATGTGCTTGCGGTAACCGGCGATCCGGCCCGTTTCGGCGATCTGCCGGACTCGAGTTCGGTGTACGATCTGACCTCGTTCGAGATGATTCGGATGATCAAGCAGCTCAACGAAGGGATCGCCTTCTCCGGCAAGCCGCTTAAGCAGAAAGCCGATTTTGTCGTCGGTGCCGCGTTTAATCCCAATGTGAAGCATTTGGACAAGGCAGTTAAACGGCTGGAGCGCAAAATCGATTCCGGCGCGGATTATATTATGACGCAGCCCGTTTACGATCCGGAGCTGATCGTGCAGGTGGCGGAGGCGACCGCACATCTGAACGTGCCGATTTTTATCGGCGTCATGCCGCTGGCAAGCGGCCGCAACGCCGAATATTTGCACAATGAAGTGCCGGGCATCCAGCTGTCGGACGAAGTGCGCAGGCGGATGGCGGGACTCGAAGGCGCGGAGGGCCGCTCCGAAGGGGTGCGGATCGCCAAGGAGCTGTTGGATGCGGCGCTGCCGCACTTCA carries:
- a CDS encoding bifunctional homocysteine S-methyltransferase/methylenetetrahydrofolate reductase; amino-acid sequence: MKPDLREVLRTSILTGDGAMGTYLYQMGFPIGVSYEEINMVRPDVIQNVHRQYYEAGARIIETNTFSANEEKLSKYGLESEADAINRAGVRIARAAVGDDAYVVGAVGSIRAGKRKNLRTASVEQALQRQIYALLDEGADGILLETFYDLEEMQLALRIVRSLGKAPAICQFAVDELGRTQDGYSLADAFSRLEQEGADVVGLNCRSGPSGILRAVDTIEGPLPLPLSIFPNAGIPDYVDGKYMYTATPEYFADMARKFADRGARIIGGCCGTTPEHVAAMAAALRDYVPQSGGPAASAGIRDEVARRGPDTAAARSAAQDAAAGAAPAEALIVPQQPATDERGAESANAGVTTDPEAGGDSPSRTPSIISLVRQRHTVIVELDPPRDLDIRKFMEGAAALKEAGVDAVTMADNSLAVTRMSNLALAALVQERIGLRPLVHIACRDRNLIGTQSHMMGLDALGIDHVLAVTGDPARFGDLPDSSSVYDLTSFEMIRMIKQLNEGIAFSGKPLKQKADFVVGAAFNPNVKHLDKAVKRLERKIDSGADYIMTQPVYDPELIVQVAEATAHLNVPIFIGVMPLASGRNAEYLHNEVPGIQLSDEVRRRMAGLEGAEGRSEGVRIAKELLDAALPHFNGIYIMTPFMFYDMAAQLTAYVWQHTERIV
- the dapF gene encoding diaminopimelate epimerase, translating into MDFTKMHGLGNDFVVIAGETALPEGADALAVRLCDRNFGIGADGLVFILPSDSADFMMRIINSDGSEAEQCGNAIRCVAKYVYDNGLTDKETITIETLGAGAQQVQLTVENGKAAAVRVDMGRPVLAGLEVPTTVDADPVIGHPIEVDGREFRFTAVSMGNPHCVIFVDDAAGFDLHTWGPKLEVHPLFPRKTNVEFVSVTNRSHADMRVWERGAGPTLACGTGACATVVASVLNGLTDRTATVSLKGGDLLIEWSESDNRVYMTGPAAEVFRGSLQGGLQ